The Nitrospirota bacterium genome contains the following window.
CAATTTTATGTCAACGCAGTCGTAATGCTATAGTGTGGGGTAGACCCTATGGGAGGGGAGAAGAGACAGGAGAATATAGAATGTGACTTGATCGCGCAGCCCGCTATGCGCCGATGCCTTTCGAGGCAGGTACACCATCGGCCTTCTCAGGCGACCATTCCGTTGCCGTGAGGCGCCTGCCCGTGATCCTCCGTCCCTCATCGGATGCAAGAAAGACGGCTAGGGGAACGATGATCCCGGGCTTGAGCAGGCGTGAGCGCAGATCAGCGGGAATGCCGGACGGGATCATGCCGGTGTCGGTTGGGCCACCGGGAAGGATCTCGTTCACGGTTATGCCCGTGCCTTCCAGGTCCTGGGCCCAGATGATCGTCTCGGACTCAAGGGCCGCTTTCGACGGGCCGTAGGGCGAGAACCCTTTGCGCTTCATGGTCTCGTAGTTCATGGTCACATTGATGATCGCACCGCTCTTCTGGCGCAGCAAATGCGGCACCGCTGCACGTGCCATGTAGAAGGGTCCGTTCACGTTCGTATCGATCACCATCTTCCATGTCCCGGGGTCTGTTTCCCAGAAGCGTGCCGGCTCGGTCATGAAGGCCGGGGAAACATATTTCATGCCCCGGCCGGCGTTGTTCACAAGCACGTCAATGCGGCCGAAACGGGAGATCGTTTCGCCTATGACGCCCTCACAGGCGCGGAAATCGGCAACGTCCGCCAGAAGAGCAAGGGCCTTGTCCCTTCCCCAGGCGGAGACAAAGGAATCGATCTCCGCCCGCTCGCGGGCCGCGGTCACGACCACGCAACAGCCCTCCTGAACGTATCCCTCGGCAATGGCCCTGCCCATGCCCCGGCCGCCGCCGGTCACGAGCGCCACTTTCCCGTCCAATTTGCCCATGCTCACCTCTCAACACCTTATTAATAGTCTAATAAAACGGTCATTCCGGGCATGACCCGGAATCTGAGGGATTTTGGCTAGAGCCTGGATTCCTGCTTTCGCAGGAATGACGAACTCGGGGGTACAGTCTATTATGAGACCATTGATATGATAATAGAAGCTTTGATTACTTCCCTCTTCTCGACCAAAGACAAAATTAAGGACCGGACCTTCTTCGCATGCGCTAAATCCCCTTGAACGTCACCGCTTCCTGAACAGTCCGCCGGAGGGTCCGATACTGGTTCTGAGGATGTTCGGCGTCCGCATACCCGAGCGCGATCCCGATGATGATCGAAAGGTCATCCGGTATTTTCAGTTCCTTCCGGATCAGGTCAGGATGGGCGGCAAGGGTCACTGCCGGGGCTGAACCGAGGCCGAAGTGGCGCGCCGCCAGCATGAGGCTCTGGGAAAAAAGGCCGAGGTCGAAGATCGACCAGGGGGTAAGCGTGCGGTCCATGCAGATATAGGCGACCACCGGCGCATGAAAGAAATGATAATTCATTTCCGACAGGTCCTTGAGCTCTGATTTGTCCAGACAGACGCGCTCAAGGGTCGCCATGCGCTCGGACTTCAGGGTCTCCATCCGTTTCAGGAGCGCAGGCGGCCACTCTTTGGGCACCGCAAGATCGGGGTTTCGCGCCACGCAGTTTTTCAGGTTCGTAAGATAGACCTCGCGCAGTCTGTTCAGGACCTCGCCTCCGGCCACGTAGACCTCCCACGGCTGCGTGTTGGCCCAAGATGGCGCCTTGAGCGCCGCCTCCATGACACTTTCGAGCGTATTGCGGTCGACGGGATCAGGCTTAAAAGCGCGGACCGTAAACCGTGTGTTCAAAGCATCAATGATATGCATGAAAGAGCCCTCCCCTTCCGGTATTTCCAGATAAAGCGAAGCAATACGCTCGCAGTCGACAAATTCATTCCTGAGCACCTAACCCGGACAAGCCGGGACCAAAAGGGCATCTCTCGCAGAGCACGCTGAGAACGCAGAGTTAAATCAAAATCTTTAAGTCTTGGTTTTAACCCAGAATATTTTCTGCGCTTCTCTCTGAGAGCTCTGCGCCTCTGCGAGAAATTTCTTGCCATTATTAGTGGAATTTGATTTCTTAGCTACTAACCTACGATGCTTTCCACTATTTCCGCCGAACTTTTTACGATAACCAGCTTCTCAAGATTTTTCAACGAACGCTGATGGGCTTCCTTGTCCGCCGACGAGACGCAGTCGGAGACAACAACAGGCCAGAACCCTCTGTTTGCCGCATCGCGTGCGGACGACTCAACGCCGTACTCTGTTGCTATGCCGGTGAAGAGCAAGGTCGTTATCCCCCTGTTCCTCATCATGTTCTCAAAATTGGTACCGATGAAGATGCTTGCAGTCGTCTTGTTCAGAATGGCGTCCCCTTCCGCAGGCTTTACCTTTTCGGGGACCTGGCTTTCCCGGGAGCCCGGGACCATCGAGCGCGGCAGCTTGTCGACTTCCCTGACATTCAAGCGCCGCATCATGGAATAAAGCCGCCAGGACGATTGGAACCCGGCAGGATCAGGTGTTATGATCGTGTACACGACAGGAACTGTATTGCGAAGGCTGTCTATGAGATTTTTGAGACTGTCAAGGAACGCTTCCCGGTTGAAGATCCTGTCTACGAGGTTGTTTTGGACGTCCCAGACGATGAGGCACGAATGACGGGGATCGACTATTTCCCTCAGTTCTTCATATATGGTAATGCCATGTGAATTTATCATCGACGGCTCCCTTCTTCACGATGACTATTTCTCGAACCCTGCAGTTCCATCCTATGCGGACGCTGCACGCTGTCTCAAAAGGAAACCGATTGTATCAACGTGGGGTATAACTTCGATGCGATAACGACCAGGACCGTGATCAGATGATTTTAATGGGCGAATCTGACTCCCATTTGAAATGCTTTTTCACAATCCTTCGGAAATACTTCTTTGCGTCTCTTCATTTTTTTCTCAGGATCAAATCGATCGGCGATTACTTTCGAATAATCGTCAAACTGATACGTGTCAAAGCAGAGGAGGGACTCCGAGGCGCCGAATATTCTTTTCAGGTAGCTCTCGTTCAAAGCAACATGGCGCTCGAGGCTAAAGTTCATTGATTGTTCCTCGGTCACATTCATTGTATAAATGAACCCGGTCTGGATCTTTTTCGGGAAAAGAGAAACCGGGGGATCGGTATAGGACAATACGGAAAAGAGCAGTCGTTCCATGAATGATTTCATCTCACCCGACACGGTCCCAAAATATATCGGAGAACCGAGAATGAGACCATCAGCCTCGCGTATCTTTTTCAGGATTGGCGACACGTCGTCATTCACCGCGCAGGTGCCGTAACTTTTGCCGCCCTTTGTTTTACAGGCAAAGCAGCTGCGGCATCCTTTGTAGTTCAGATCATACAGATGAACAAGCGTGGTATTCGCTCCCTGTGATGCAGCGCCTTCGAGAACTTTTTCCAGTAACGTTGCCGTGTTCCAGTTCTTCCTTGGGCTTCCATTTATCGCGATAATGTTCATGCGCGGTACCTCTCTGGTCGGGTTATCCTTATCACTCGTTGAACCTATAAAATCTCAAAGAGAGTACTACTCGGCAATTTGAGCATGAACTTGCAATTTCCAGGAAACGAAACTTCCGCAACGTGCAGGAAAAAAACCAACAGATCATTTTATATCCCTGGCGCCGATGGCCTTCAGAAACTCGCGGCTGGTTACTACCGTAGCCTGCCAGGGGAACACCTTATCCATCAATACGCGGTTCACTTCTGCATCCCGGTCCGCGCAGGCATCTGATACGACGACGAGCGAATAATCCATGTCGGCGGCCCAGCGTACCGTGGAAAGGACCACGCCGCTTGTCGAGATCCCGAATAGCACAAGCCTGTTGATATTCTTTGACCGGAGTATTGTTTCCAGGTCGGTTGTGGAAAAAGCTCCGACACGGCGCTTCGTGACCACAATATCGCCCGGTTGCGGCGCGACCCTCGGATCTATTTCTGCACCCGGCGTGCCCTCAACAAGCCGGCCTGATTGTTTCAGGCCGCTGAATAGCTTGTTCTGCGGGTTGACCTCTGGGTAGCCGTCGCGAAACCGGACGACGACGTAGATGATCTGCAGTTTCGCCTGCCGCGCTTCCTTCAGTATTGTGCTTGCTCTTTCAAGCAACGGGACCCGGACATCCTCAGAAAGCGAGCCCACGATATCGTTCTCGTAGTCCATGATGAGTACCGCTGTTCTCGTGCTATTGATGGTCAACTCCGGGCTGATCAGTACCGCCGTCCTGGGAGTATGAACAGCAGGCCCCGGTGTGCCAGCGTCTTTCGGGGTGTCTTGCTTGTCTACCGCGAAGACCGCGGTTCCCGAGAGAGCCAGACAGACAACCAAAAATGCGATTCGAACAATAGTGCGCATGATGAATGCCCTCCTGAGCGAAATGAGAAAAAATCCGGCCGCAATGCGTTACCAGAGTCGGGATGGAGACTTCGGGGCCATGTGGAGGTGACACCAAAAATGTCATTCTGAGCGCAGCGAAGAATCTCGTCTTTTCGAATACTCGAGATCCTTCTCATCGTTCAGGATGACCATGACGGAACATTTTTCAGCAGCCTGCTAAAGACCTCTCACTCCTTAACCAATGTCCACGTCTCATCCGGGTCGTACGCTTGCATCTCCTGGGCGATACTTGAGGTGTCGGGTCCGAGATTTTTCTGAAAAACCTTGCCCTGCTGGTTGACGATAAAGGCCATCACCCCCGACTTGCCCCAGTTTGATGGAAATGCGACCAGACCGAAGCCGCCGACCATGTTGCCATTGATGATGTAATCGTATTTTCCGCCCGGCGCATGCTCTCCCTGTTTTGTCAGTATCTTGAAATAGTAGCCATGAAACGGCATAGGCTGTTCCTTGAACACGGACTTTTCCTTCTTATAGCCCTCTATCCTTGCCTGTGCCACGAGCTCACCGAGCGGGCTCACTGCTTCGCCTGGCGCGTGCCTCCAGAAGAGACCGTTCTTCGTGCCGGGATCGCTCCGAAGTTTCTGTGCATACGCAAGGATCCCGTCGCCATCCCAGTCCTTCAGGACATACTCGCGCTGTGCCTTGACGTATGAGCGACAGACCAGTATGGCGGTGAGTTCGTCTTCCCCGATCCTGCGGTTCAGGACCTCTTCTTTTCCCGCTTCGGTATCAAAGATCCACTTGCCATTGACCTTTACCAGGGGGATCGGATACGGCCAGTTCTCGTTGCCTATGTGAATGATCACCTTTGAATCATTCACTTTCACGAGGCTGGTCTTCTCTGCTGCGTGTTTCGTAAATTCCTCAAATTCGGCGGCGGCCTGCACCTCGTCGCTGGAGCGAAGGTCTTTCCCGGAGGGGCCGAATATCCGGTCGAGTGCCGCCTTGTCCTTTGCCTTGACAGCCTCAACGAGTCCTTTTAAGGCATCTTCGGGAGAGGAGAAGCGTTTTTGCGATTCCGCCGCCATCAGTGGCATGCTCAAGATAAAAACAGCCATTGCAGTTACCAATAGCGCAGCAATAAAGATCATCCCTCGTGAGGAACGAGATAGGAATTTCTGTTGAATTGTCACCATAGTTTTCTTCCTCTCTGAATTCAATTTGTGACCCTTTGAAGAAAATATTTGAAGTAAACCTGCCTTTGCTACCGGCGTTGTCTGTCTCCGCTGGCGGCGTTTTTCCCTGCAGGAGCATTGCCATGGCTCGCCGGGGCAGCGGGAGATCGTGCCCCTTCACTGCTCTGGCGGCTGTTCTGGCCGCGAAGGCTCTGCTCCCTGGCCTCATTACCCCCCCGGTAACCACCAAACGTGACCGAAGGCGGACTCTCGGGCTGCATCCGCTCGCGGCCCGGACCGGGCTGAGGCTGGCTGGTGATACGTGGAGTCGGCGGTGTCGGTCGCTCGCTGACACTCGGGGTCGGCGCTGTCGGTCGCTGGCTGATACTCGGAGTCGGCGGCGTCGGTCGCTGGCTGATACTTTGAGCAGGTGGTTTCGGCCATTGGTTCACAACACCACGGCTTTCGCTGCCGCGATTGCTGTATGCGTAGGCGTCCCTTCCGCGGCCATACGTCCCTCCCGCGGGCCTGGGCTGTGTCACAGCGCTCCCCCTTGCTTCGCCTACGCGTGCATACCTGTCGGCATTCGGACCACTGGGTCGCGATGCCAGGTAACGGGCTGGGTCACCGTGCGATCTATCATGCCTCCATGTCTGGTGTATGGAGGGCCTGCTTTGGTTGACATAAACATCCCTCACGTGAACATAGGGTCTTGCATGATCGACCCAGCCGGGGCGATTCCAGCCATGATAGATCACATGGTGGTGACCCCAGTCGAAGTCCATGGTCAGCCAGCCGCCGATCGCCAGGCCGTATCCAAAGGTGATGAAAGGCGGATAACCCATGGCCGGACTTTCAACATATACAACAGAGGGTGAATACTGCGGGACGTATACGTACTGAGGTTGAGCCGGAACGATCTGGATATAGTCTCCGTCGATGATGACACTCTGTTCGGCGTTGCTGACCAGATTGCCGACGGCCCTCGCGCGCCACCTGAGCCGCTGAACCGAACTGGCCACATCTTCCGGCTGGTTGAGAAAGGCGTCTCCCACGTTGGCAGTCCAATCCATGTTATCGGCCATCATTTTAAGAACGCCGGGGTAGTGCGCAATTGCCCTAACGGACTCAGCCCAATCCTGCTCGTCAATGCTTGAAACATCACCGCCGCTATTCAGCCACGCTTCCGCATCGGCAACCTCTGCCGGATACGTCGAGGCCGGCAGTATCTGGGCCAGCAGAGGATCCGGGTAGAGAGCAATGGGCGCAAGGAGGTTATCAAGTTCGTCATCCGTGAACGATATTGAATATGTCAGGTCCTGGTCATCCCCCCAGGCTTGAACAGACAGGAGCGTTGCGATGCTCACAACAAATGCAACCAAAATGCTTTTCATGAAGGTCCTATTCACGGGCGTAGATCCTTCCTCTATTTACTGTAGGGTAGCTGGCATGCACTTGATGCTCCTCGATTGCTGTCGCAGCAAACAAACTGGAATCAGTTGACAATCTGTAAGTAGTCTTCGTAATCCTCTACATATCATTAGAGACGATTGAGAGTGAAAAGTTGAACCCTTTTCCTCTTTTATTAAAAACGTATTAAAGCCTCTATCCCTCTATTGTTGCTTTGAGCATGTACTTCACAATTCAGGCAAGATGCGACGGCAACGGACGTCAGGAAGACCTAAACGCTGTGGCCCTCACTCGTTAAGCTTCACTTTCCGAAATGACGAATGATCTCGCGATCCAGAGCTTCGTAGCTTTCAATTTACGCAACGGAAAAGCTTTTTATTTGAAATTTTGAAGTGTTCAGGATTGTCGAAATCGGCAGGCACGTTCCCTCTCGCTAGTAGGTATATGGCCTGCCGATTCTTATAGAAGGGTACTGAATAAATTGAGAATGCTCTTATGCCTTTTTTTCTGCTTTTTGTTCAATAGACTGGGTCTCCTCTTTCAGATCGTCTTTTTCGGTCATGGCTTTCTTGAATGACCGTATGCTTTTCCCCAGCCCTTCCCCAATCTCCGGCAATTTCCCGGGGCCAAATATGATTAAAACGATAAAAAGTATCAGGAGCAAATGCATCGGTCGGAAAAGTCCTTCAAACATGGAACACCTCCTTAGTATTAGGAAAAGATCGAGGAACCAACGAATACTATTGTTGACTTCCAGTATAAAACATTTTCATTATAGCATAAAAGCATAACGTAATAAGCTAAGGGGAAAGCGGAAAGTGCGGACGCGGCGACGGAAACGCTGATCTGATGAATCCTGCGGGTGAGGGATACTACAGGTCCCATAACGAGAGGTCCAGTATCAGGGAAGAAGTACCTGTGCAATGGCGTTCAGTCTCACCGCGCCCTCATAGGTCGGGGTAGCGCCCAAGCCCGTTGCGAGGCCGGGACAGATCCACCCGCCTTCGTCGAACTCATTCCAGGCGTATATCAGAATGGTGTTGGCTTCAAATTGCGCAGGATTGTTCTTCACGTCCGTGACGGCCGTAGAAAGTTCCGTCGCGATCTGCTGGGGCGTAGCTTCCAAATACCAATTGGTGTACCAGTTTGTCTGAGCCCAGGATACCGGATTTTCAATCCGGGGCCGTCCATCCCAGCCTGCAGAGACAAGGGGAACGCCCTTATCATGGCCCATCCAGGTGCCTCGGGCCAGCGACATCAGGTCGGTAAACGGCGCGCCCGTCGACGAACCTCCGTTTATTGAATAATTGCTGTAAGCATCCGGTGGGGGAGAGGTCATATTCCCCTGCATATCCACAAAATACGGGGCTCCCAAACCAGCCGCTTGCGCTCCAGTCACGAGAGGTGTCAAATCCGGCGGCGCTCCCGTATCGCCGAAAACATACACGAGGGGCCTGTTCGTCAGAACCTTCTGATAGCCGGGGTCCTGGAACTTGGCTCCAATCCAGTCGATGTTAGTCGCGGTCATCGCCGAGAGGGCGACGCCGTCCAGGATGAAGCAAAAATTTATGTCATTCTTGTGCGCACTGCTGAAATAGAGGTTCAAGGCGGTTTCTTCACCTGCAAGGAGCCGATCGCTGTTGTGGTACAAAACGTAGGCGAAATAGTTGATTCCCGCGTTCCTGGCATACGCGATTTCCTGATCGATAACCGCCTGGGTATTGGCAATGATCGAAACCTGGTCCGCGCTAATCTCGATAGCATAGAATGGCAGGCGATAATGCCAATGGTTCGGGCCCAGGTCCTTGTCAACTTGTACCCCGGCCCAATCGCTGTCCCCCATCCATGCGTCCCAACGGATCGCTCCAATCGTCGAGGTGGTTGCCCGTATGGCCACCGTTGCCGTATACGCCAGCGATGACCCGTCAGCAGCCGTCACCAGGTAGGTTACGGGACTCGTGAAGTCATTCGCCGTCACGCCGCTTACCTGAACTGTTGAACCGACCTTTACGCCGGCACCCGTGGTGGTGAAGGCCGCGACCAGCCCCGTTACATTCGTTCCCTTCGGCACGATTACGGAAATAGTCTTTGCGTTCTCATCAATCGTACCTGGTGCCGCCGGGTTCGTGAAGGAGAACGCGGTTATGGCTTTTGCATCGGAAAGCGGAATGACCACTCTTACGGTATACGCCAGCGATGACCCGTCAGCAGCCGTCACCAGGTAGGTCACGGGACTCGTGAAGTCATTCACCGTCACGTCGCTTACCTGAACTGTTGAACCGACCTTTACGCCGGCACCCGTGGTGGTGAAGACCGCGACCAGCCCCGTTACATCCGTTCCCATCGGCACGATTACGGAAATAGTCTTTAAGTTCTCATCAATCGTACCCGTTGCCGCCGGGTTCGTGAAGAAGAATGCGATTATGGCTTTTGCCGAGCTTGCTGTGACGGTTACTGTCACGGTATATGTTGCCACTGTGCCGTCCGCAGCGGTTACCGTGTAAGTCACCGGGCTCGTGAAGTCATTCGGCGTCGCGCCGCTTATTTGTACTGTTGCGACGACCTTTACGCTGGCACCATTCGTGCTGAATGTGGCTATCAGCGCGGTAACATCCGTTCCAAAAGGGACTATTACCGCAATGGTCTTTGTGCTTTCATTAATCGTACCTGTTGCCGCCGGGTTCGTGAAGGAGAACGCGGTTATGGCTTTTGCATCAGCAGGCAGAATGGTCACCGTTACGGTATACGCCAGCGATGAACCGTCAGCAGCCGTTACCAGGTAGGTTACGGGATTCGTGAAGTCATTCTCCGTCGCGCCGCTTATCTGCATTGTTGAGCCGACCTTTACGCCGGCACCCGTGGTGGTGAAGGTCGCGACCAGTCTGGTTACATTCGTTCCATTCGGCACCGTGACGGAAATAGTCTTTGCGCTCTCATCAATCGTACCTGTTGCCGCCAGGTTCGTGAAGGAGAATGCGGTAATGGCTTTTGCGTCGGAAAGCGGAATGGTCAGGCCCCCTCCGCCGCTGCATGCCGAGAGGAAGATCGATGCAAAGAAAAACAATGAGATAATTTTCTGATAAGATTTCATGGTGATAAGCCTAACATGATAAGAACCATCATTTCACCGGCTTGAAGAGCTGTTCTTTCCTTCTTTACTTTATCCTTGATTCACAGCTATGTCAACGTTCCCCTCTCCTCCCCCACCCCTTTTCCTAATATAGAGAATCTTCTCGACAACGGCATGCACCACGCCGTCCTTGTCGACCAGCTCCACGGGATACACGCGCTCAACAGACGGCTCCGCCTCCGCTGCCGCCCTGATCCGGGCGGTCTCCTCCACGCTCAAGACGAACCGAGCGTACAGCGTCCCCTTTCCCGGTTTTTTGAAATGCAGGGAAGCCGCCTTGTCCCAGACGGTATAGGAAGGACCGAGGATCTTGATCAGCATCACCATGTAAATGGGGTCCACGGCGCCGTACATGCTGCCGCCGAAAGTCGTGCCCACGTAGTTTCTCGTGCGCCAGTTCAGGGGAAGCTTCACGCGCACCTCGCGCCAGTCTGACGCGATATAGGTGATCCGCGCGCCCGTACCGCGGTAGGCGGGAAAGAAATTGAAGCCCCAGCGCATGATCTTTGTCTTGATTGATTCGGGCAAATCCCCCTCCGCTTTTCCGGCACATCTGCCCGGGATTCTACCGCAGACTGCTGCTGATTACAATATAGGAGCTCAAAAGTTCCGTTCAAGAGCGCGTCCCGTGCGCAATCTGCTTGATTTTAGCAGGTCTCAATGCTATTCTTCATAACAGAACGCTCCGGTTATGTATCAGACACGCTTGTAAAACAGCATTGAAGGAGACTCTCCCGGCACGGCCGCCTGTTCCGGTACAAGACAACGTCAAGCGTGGTTCTCTGCGTGAACTGTCACAAGATGCAGCCGCGGGCCATGCCGCAGGGGTAACGCAGATGCTCGAAGGATACCTGAAGAACATACCGCTCTTCAAGCACCTGAAGGATTCCCAGGTGCGGGAGATCGCCGCCCGCTGCAAGAGCGCCCGCTACGCCAAGGGCGACGTCATCTTTCGCAAGACCGATCCGAGCACCGACCTGTACATCGTGAACTCCGGCAGGCTCAAGGCGGTCCTGGATGATGAGGAAGGCGACGAACTCATTCTGGCGCAGTTCGAACCGGGGGCTTTCTTCGGAGAGTTGAGCCTGCTCGACGGCAAGGGACGGTCGGCCACGATCGTTGCCGACAGCGACGCCGAGCTCGCCGTGCTGAAACAAGATGTTTTCCTGGATCTCCTGGACAAGGATCCGAGGATCGCGGTGGGGCTCATGGCCACGCTGGTCGACCGTCTGCGCAAGGCCGACGATATGATAGAGTCCCTTGCCTTTCTCGAAGTCGGGGAGCGGCTTGTGAAGGCTCTCCTGGAGGCGGCGCGGTCCGGAGGACCCGGCTTGAAGGGATACCTGAAGGCCGGCAGGCTCACCCACAGGGAGCTCGCCGCCCGGATCGGTTCGTCGCGCGAGGCCGTGTCGAAATGCATGAAGGTGCTTGCGACGAAAGGCATTACCGGGGAAGCCGAGGGCCAGATACTGATCGCCTCGAACGCGCTGGAGCGCATGAAGGAAGGCGAACGGACCTAGCGCCACCACCCGGCAACGCGTGTCAGCACGGGCCTGTGAACGGCGGTGCAGAAAAGAACACTGATTTCGTGACTCCCGTTTGCTGCCGAAGACTCTCTTTTTGCATGCCTGGTTATTTCCCGCAGAATTCTGATCTTGCACGTCCTGCTTCTTGAACGCACGCCACTCAATCCCCCATAAAACAAAACGCCCGTCACGGATAGTCCGCCACGGGCGTCAACTGCTCATGTGGCTGCTCAGATCTTCGGCAGTTTCTCCAGCGACTTCTTGATGTCCTCTTCGGGATGCTCGTGGTCGAAAAGCTTCCCTTCTCGGTAATCGGCATAGGCCTGCAGATCGAGATACCCGTGGCCGGAGAGATTAAAGAGGATCGTCCTCTGCCTGCCCTCCTCCTTGGCGCGGAGCGCCTCGTCGATGGCGCAGCGGATGGCATGAGCGCTTTCGGGCGCCGGGATGATCGACTCGGTCCCGGCGAACAGCACGGCCGCCTCGAAGACCTTCGTCTGACCATAGGCCCTTGCCTCGATGATCTTGTCGTGGTAGAGCTGGGACACGATCGGCGAATCTCCATGGTACCGGAGCCCGCCGGCGTGGATGCCCGAGGGCATGAAGTCGTGGCCGAGGGTGTACATGGTCAAGAGCGGCGTCATCCCCGCAACGTCGCCGAAGTCGTAGCAGAACTCGCCCTTGGTCAGCGTGGGGCAGGACGTGGGCTCCACCGCGATCGCCCGGAGGTCCTTCTTCCTGCCGGAAAGCTTGTCATGCAGGAAGGGGAATGCGATCCCCGCAAAGTTGCTCCCGCCGCCGCAGCACGCTATCACCACGTCGGGATAATCGCCCGCGATCTCCATCTGCTTCTTGGCCTCCTGTCCGATCACGGACTGGTGCAGGCACACGTGGTTCAAGACCGAGCCGAGCGCATAGTTGGTGTCATTGTGAGTGGCCGCGTCCTCGACCGCTTCGGAGATGGCGATGCCGAGGCTCCCGGTGTTGCCCGGATCCACCTCGAGGATCTTCCTGCCGGCGTTCGTGAGCGTTGACGGGCTCGCGTGAACCGTGGCGCCCCAGGTCTCCATCATCATCCTGCGGTAGGGCTTCTGGCCGAAGCTCACCTTCACCATGTAGACCGTGACGTCGAGGCCGAAGAGTTTGCCGGCGAGCGCCATGGACGAGCCCCACTGGCCGGCCCCGGTCTCGGTCGCGATGCGCCTGATCCCCGCCTTCTTGTTATAGTAGGCCTGGGGAATGGCCGTGTTCGGCTTGTGGCTGCCCGCCGGGCTCACGCCTTCGTACTTATAATAGATC
Protein-coding sequences here:
- a CDS encoding TrpB-like pyridoxal phosphate-dependent enzyme encodes the protein MRQTKIILADKEIPTRWYNIMADMPNLPKPPLHPATKQPIGPDDLKPIFPMDLILQEVSQERWIDIPEEVLDIYTLWRPSPLFRAHRLEKALGTPAKIYYKYEGVSPAGSHKPNTAIPQAYYNKKAGIRRIATETGAGQWGSSMALAGKLFGLDVTVYMVKVSFGQKPYRRMMMETWGATVHASPSTLTNAGRKILEVDPGNTGSLGIAISEAVEDAATHNDTNYALGSVLNHVCLHQSVIGQEAKKQMEIAGDYPDVVIACCGGGSNFAGIAFPFLHDKLSGRKKDLRAIAVEPTSCPTLTKGEFCYDFGDVAGMTPLLTMYTLGHDFMPSGIHAGGLRYHGDSPIVSQLYHDKIIEARAYGQTKVFEAAVLFAGTESIIPAPESAHAIRCAIDEALRAKEEGRQRTILFNLSGHGYLDLQAYADYREGKLFDHEHPEEDIKKSLEKLPKI